The Coleofasciculus chthonoplastes PCC 7420 DNA window CGCCCTGATCCACCCTTTCACCGCGACATTTTTAAGTGCGATCGCGGTTAACAATCAGGTGAGCTTTGTGATCAGGTTTCAGGTTAATCTAAAAATCTGATATCGGGACAGAAAATCCAATGTAGGGGCGGGTTTAGGGATAAAATTAATGGAGTCACCCATTATCTTTCTACAAAACCCGCCCGACTCCACCTTTCACCCCGGCATTTTTGAGTGCGATCGCGGTTAGCAATCAGATGGGTTTTGTTATCGGGTTTCCGGTTAATCGGAACATCTGATATCGGGACAGAAAATCCAATGTAGGGGCGGGTTTAGGGATAAAATTAATGGAGCCACCCATCATCTTTCGACAAAACCCGCCCGACTCCACCTTTCACCCCGACATTTTAAAGGTGCGATCGCGGTTAACAATCAGGTGAGCTTTGTGATCAGGTTTCAGGTTAATCTAAAAATCTGATATCGGGACAGAAAATCCAATGTAGGGGCGGGTTTAGGGACAAAATTAATGGAGTCACCCATCATCTTTGGACAAAACCCGCCCGACTCAACCCTTTCACCCCGACATTTTAAAGGTGCGATCGCGGTTAACAATCCGGTGGGTTTTGTTGTCCAATTTGCAATTAATTAATTGATTGTCTGGCGATGGGGGAATGGGCGGGTTTTGTTGTTCCATTATCGGTGACTAGCTGGATTGATTCCCTAAACCCGCCCCTACATCTAACTTTTTGGACTTTGGACAAACAAATTAATTCCGGGAGGTTGGAGGACTAAGGATCATTAGCTGATCGCCTCCGTCACTTTCATACATCATCACAACAGGTGGACTTAATGTGCGATCGCGTTTATCGGGCAAAGCTGGAAAGATGTAAAAATAACCGTCGCGATCAATGAGTAAACGCCAGACTCTTGGGGTTTCGGGATTGCTGGTATCGGTGAGTTCTTTACCCAGAAGCCGTTGATATAAATCTTGATCGCCGATAATCCGGAAACCGGACGGATTAACCAGAGGATTGTCCAGTTTACGTCCCAGGGACACGGTGTTATCTGGAGCAACAACGGTGATAATCGGTAGGGTCGAGGTTTCGTTAACCGCATCTATCCAAGCATCGGTATCGGCTTGCCATTGGGCTAACCAAAATAGTGCCGTTAATGCCCATAATACAATCACAATTTCAACAGTGAGAGAGCCTAAAAATTGCAGCGAATTAAACTGAGTTGAACTAAAGTTAACCAAGGATTGTATCCCTTGGGATAGCCATGCATTGGGGTGTTGTCTGGCGTAATTGAGAAGAGGCGATCGCACTCTTTTGGTGAGCGTGGTGAGACTTGCCATCACCGGATGTTGAATCAGCCAGAGGGTGAGGTGAATCGCCGTAGCCGTGAGAATAAGCGCGATCGCGGTTCGGATAATGGCGAAGGGAGAACCAAACAGGGCTTGGAATGGGGAGCATCCCGTTTTGGACAAAGCATTACCTAAAGTAACGCAATTGCAAGGGTTTCAGCCCCATTTGAAGAGCCAACGTGCCAAATTGGGATGCTCCCTTGGAATGCAGCGATATAGAAGGATTCAAAGGGTAAGTTGAGGGTGGAAACCTCAAGATTGAAAAAGCTAAAATAAGCCCAACGGTATGTCCAACCCGTAAAGTACAATCCCGCACCGAGTAAAACGACGAGACTGGTAACTTTGCCTAATAGGTTGGGTTCGTTAGGATCAGGAGGAGTGGAAACCACAGACTTTTTCACAGCGCTATTCAATTCAATCATATTACGGGGTTTTAGGAGTATCACCAAAGCGATGAAAACAGCACTGAACATCATTACCTTGACTCTACTGGTTTCAAGTCCTGGAGTCATCGGGTATGCTGAAACCACGATGAGCAAACCCAGAGAGATTGCTCAAGCCAGTAACCAGCAAGCCCAATCGTTACCCGTGGCGTTACCAGACGATGCTTTGGTGTGGCCAAAATCCGGGAGTTCGATCATTGGTCAATTGACGGCGCTGAGTGAACAGGGGTTAACGATTTCTAAGAATAATTTCTCGCAAACCTTATCCCTGAGTGAAGTGAACCGGATAGAATTTCAGGGGGATGTGTGGATTCGCGATCGACAGGGGCGAAGAGTGAGAAAGTTTCGCTCAGAAGACTCCTCTAAAACGAAACAGGAAGTTTGGCAAGGAGTGCCGATTCGGGCGTTTCAACTGCAAAACCCAGAAACAGCGAGTCTCAGGTTAGGGACTGTTTTAAGCCGTGAGGATTTACAAGATATTCTCTCGATTTCTAAAGATAGTGTCTATATCGTGGATGCGATTGAATTTGACTCGTCGGGGCAAATGATGACGATAAAGGCAACGCCAATTGACCGTTAGACTATAGAAGGTTGGGTGCTATGCGGCAAATTTTATCGGGTGTTTTAGCCATCAGTATAGGCTTGGTTCCTGTAACTGTGCCATTGATGGTTCAACAGAGTTGGGCGCAAACACAGGATTTACAGGCAGAATGGGAGGCGCTTTTAGACCAAGCTGATCAGCATACAGAACGATGGCAATATGAACAGGCAATAGAAACCCTCCAGCAAGCCTTAGACTTAGCACGAAAACTGAAAAATAAACAGCAAGAAGCCTTAGTATTGCATGACATTGGTTTTAATTATTATCGACTTGCTCAGTACCAGCAATCCTTAGATTATTACAATCAAGCCTTGTCCATTCGCCAGGAAGTTGCTGACAAATCTGGGGAAGCTACTACTCTCAACAATATCGGTGAGATCTACATTATCATCGGATCAACCCAAAAGGCGTTAGAATACCTTAATCAAGCTCTGCCCCTTAGCCAAGAAGTGGAAGACCACTCTGAGGAAGCTAATATTCTTGCTAACATTGGCAGAGTCTATTTTATCATTGGGCAAACTCAAAAGGCTTTAGACTACTACAACCAAGCCCTGCCCCTTAGTCAAGAAGCAGAAGACGGCTCTGAGGAAGCTAACATTCTCAATAATATCGGTAGAATCTACAATTTCATCGGGCAAAGCCAAAAGGCGTTAGAATACCTCAACCAAGCCCTGCCCATTAGCAAAGAAGCAGAAGACGGCTCTGAGGAAGCTAATATTCTCAATAATATGGGCAAGATTTACAAAGACATCAGACAACCAGAAAAGGCATTAGAATACTACAATCAAGCCTTACTCATTAGCCGGGAATTAGGTTATCGCTCTGGGGAAGCAACTACTCTCAATAATATTGCTGAAATTTACTATAGTATTGGGCAACCGAAAAAAGCTTTAGTATACTCCAATAAAGCTTTAACTATTCATCAGGAAGTAAATAACCGTTACGGGGAAGCCGCCGCTCTCAATAGTATTGGTCAGATCTACACCAAAATCGGGCAATCAGAAAAAGCTTTAAAATATTTAAGCCAAACTTTAACTATTCATCAAGAAGTGGGTTATCGCTCTGGGGAAGCCGTCGCTCTCAATAGTATTGGTCAAGTCTACACCAAAATCGGGCAATCAGAAAAAGCTTTAAAATATTTAAATCAAGCTTTAACTATTCATCAGGAAGTGGGTTATCGCTCTGGAGAAGCCGCCGCTCTCAATAATATCGGTCAGGTCTACATCAACATCGGGCAATCAGAAAAAGCTTTAAAATATTTAAATCAAGCTTTAACTATTCATCAGGAAGTAGATAACCCTTATGGGGAATCCGCCGCTCTCAATAATATTGGTTTAACTTACCGTAATATCGGACAACAAAAAAAAGCTTTAAAATATTTAAATCAAGCTTTACCCATCATTCGGGAAGTGCATAACCGCCCCATGGAAGCTACCGTTCTCAATAATATTGGTCTTGTATACGGTGACCTTTGGCAACCAAAAAAGGCATTAATATACTACAACCGAGCTTTACCCATCATTCAGGAAGTGAATAACCGATCCATGGAAGCCAATATTCTCAATAATATCGGTGCAGTCTACAATAATATCAGACAACGCCAAGAGGCATTAAATTACTATAACCAAGCCTTACAAATTAGCCGGGAAGTAAGCTATCGCTCCTTGGAAGCTACAACTCTTAATAATATCGGTGTAGTCTACCATGACATTGGACAACACCCACAGGCATTAGAATACTACAACCAAGCCTTACCTATTATTCGGGAAGTGAACAACCGCTCCTTGGAAGCCACAACTCTCAATAATATCGGTTTGGCTCACCTTAATATAGGGGAACCACAGCAAGCGATTGTGAATTTCAAACAAGCTGTTACCATTACCTTAGAATTACGTGGAGGTTTACAACGAGAAAATCGAAAGTCATTTTTACAAAGTAACCGAGGTTCTGCAATTGCTCTCACTAACCTCTTGATTGAGCAAAATCAACCTGAACAAGCTTTTGAATGGCTCAATCGTTACAGCACCGCCGAACTTGCTGATTACACGCGCCTAATTGATGCTCAAGTGAGTAATAGCCAAGCCCAACAAGCCCTTGAGCGGTGGAATCAAAAAAATCAACAATTAGAAGTCCTCCATCAGCAATTACAAAACCAATTTTCTGAGGAACTTTCCCGCCACTTTCGTCAATTGGAAGCAGAGGTAAACCAAGAAGCTGAAGAAATCTCGCGTCAGTATCCGGAAGTTGCCGAACTCCTAGAAATCACTCCTGATGATATTGATAAACTTCAAGCTAGTATCCCTGATGGTACAGTAGTTATTCAGCCGATGCTGCTGAATAATAGAAGATATTTTTCCAATAGCATCGCTATTTTTATCCTAACCAAAGACCAACCTATCACGGTTAAAAAACTTCCCGTAGATCCGGATGAACTAGATAAATTAATCACTGACTACCGAGAGATATTGCAAAACCGTTTTGCAATCGGCTTCCGCGACAAAGGTACTGAACTATACGACTTATTAATTCGTCCTATTGAAGACCAAATCCAGGCATTATCGCCTAACCAACTTGCCATCATCGCCACAGGTAAACTGCGTTATATTCCCTTTGAAACTCTTTACAACCGAGACACAGGCAAATTCTTAATTGAAGACTATCCGATCAATTATTTCACTCGCTTAAGTGTCAATTCCCTGCAATTAAGAGACACCGGAAATTCTCCATCTTTACAGCGTGGGGCGTTAGGATTAGGGAATCCCATCCCGGAAGAACCCTATAATTTACCCGGTGCGGAAGCCGAAATCAAAATTCTGCCCAACCTCCTACCTGGAAGTGAAATCTATCTGGGTAATGACGCCACTGTCGAAAGATTCAAATACCACGCCTCTCGCTTTCCAGTTATTCACCTTGCCACTCACGGCTGTTTTGAAGCTGAGGGTTGTTGTCTAGGAGAAAAAGAAGACTGTGATGGTGTGCGTCGTATCGATATGGAACCCAACACTCTCCTATTTGCCGATGAACCCTTCAACATCGCCAATGCTGCACGATTAGGCATGAAAGATACAGAACTTCTTGTCCTCAGCGCTTGTCAAACTGCTTTGCAAGAAGAATCAGACGGGCGAGAAATTGCAGGTATTGCCTACTTATTTGAACGGGCAGGTGCTAAAGCAGTGATGGCAAGTTTGTGGAATGCTGAGGATGACACAACATCGGAAATTATGACCCAGTTTTATCAAAATCTCAACCAAGGGATGAGTAAAGGCGAAGCCCTGCGTCAGGCAAAACTTGAACAGGTTGATCGTCATCCCTTCTATTGGTCTCCATTTATTTTAATTGGTAATGCCCAATAAGTTAAGTGGGTTCGTAGTGAGAGCTTTAGCTCTCTCCAGCTAGGCGTTAAAGCACTAAAGTGCTTACTACAAACAAAGTCCTATTTTAATCCGGTCACGCCACTACTGGACTGACCAAGCTAAAATTGTGGAATAGATTTAACGTTTAAACTGGGCGCAAGCCTTGCGCCCCTACAATTCTAATCCACCAATTAAGGTGAGTCACGCCTACGCTTGTCCATCAACCAGCCTCTTTAATCCTTCTCCTTTTAGCCCACTGCATAATCAGTCATTTCACGCATGAAAGGAGGATGAAACCCTAGGACAATATCTTGTTTTGGCACACCCAAATCGACTAATTCTGCCGCAATATCATGCTCCGTTGAATTGTAAAAAATCCAGATTTTCTCATTCCGAATATCCAGATGCATTAAACAATGATGCACCCAGCGCCTATGGTGCCAACCTAGATGCACAATTTGATAGTGATTGCGCTGCGTATCAAAAATCGTCTCTACCTCAAACTCACCATAAGCTGGCTTAACTTCTGCATAATCCATCAACAATTGCTGCACAATTTGCTGATATTTGATTACTTTATCCGTTAGTTCTGCCATTGTACAACTTCCTCCACGTCAACATTGTAAACCATCAATTTTACCGCATTTTCTTGCAGCATTGATGCGGGAAAATCAATTTTAAAGAAGCTGTTATAGGTTAGATCTGGCACAGCTAGATAGAGAATGCGCTCAGGTTCTTCACGACGCAATGCCGCCCGATAGTTAATAAACTGACCCAGCGCTGTATGAAACTCTGAAATTGCCGATGCACTAGCTAAAAAACTTTTGACTTCAACCGCAATTTTTTCATCGCCTCGCTCCGCAGCCAGTAATCTTTCTGTCCCCAAATCAATTTCCATCTCTACTCCACCGACTTTAATTCTAAGCGGATCATGAGTCACATTCCATCCATCCTTAATAAGAGCTGTTTTAACAACTTGATGAAAACGATCCTTAGCCACAACAGACGAGCCGAATATAAAGGTGTAATTCAAATCTATCACACCAAGTTGTCTCGTGTGATCTGGCGTAGCACACCTAATTTAGTGGATTTAGGATTGTAGGGGCGCATGGCGTGCGCCCATCAAACAGTCGGCTATCAACTGTCAAATTTATCCCAACTTTTTAGCTGTGTCAGTTCAGATCCAGAAGATCGCCCCAGCCCACGACACTGCTCCTGATCGCGAATCGGGAAATCTGCTATTTTTAGCAGAAATGACAAATTTATTGCACCGAAGAACTATTCATCCTTCATCGCTCTCCCACAACAGCATAGAGTTACAGCGATTGTGACGTGTTACATCCCTAGAACCCCTACCTACCCCAGAGGTTATCTGCTACCAAGCAGAATGAGTAAGGGCACGGCAATGCCGTGCCCCTACTGGTAACGAACTATCTAGATCATCTAAGCTAGGATTACTATAGTAACATTTGCGGCAAAAACCAAATGAAAGGTAACTTAGCATCCAAGCCGATTCAATATCCTATTTCTTATCCTCAGGGGAATGATGACTGGGATTTGTCAGTTTATAACCGTAATGGTCAACGAATTCTCGATATTGAAGTTAAACCTAAACTCAATACATCGCCAGACTGGGCAGCACAATTCCGCCGCAATATTCTCGCACACGGAACGTTTTACAAAGCCCCCTATTTCCTGATGGTTTTTCTCGATCGCTTCTACTTATGGACGGGTGCTGATGCCCAATCCGATCAGAGCCAACCTACTTACTCGATTGATGCACGCCCTATTATTCAATCGTACTATGAAAAAGCTGGAATCACGGCTAAACAAATCAGTCGTCAGAGTTTAGAATTGATTATTGAATCATGGCTTTTGCCAGTAATGCATTCTGATAAATTCCCTGTAGAGATTGATGAATCTCAACAATGGTTAGTTGATTCAGGGCTATATGAAGCCATCGCTGGGGGTAAGTTTGATTATGAGGTTATGGCGTGAATGTCTATGTAGAAACTAACTTTGTCCTGGAATTAGCCTTCCAGCAAGAAGAGTTTGAAAGCTGTGAACAAATTTTGCAACGTTGTGAAGCCAAACGGATACAACTGGTCATACCTGCCTATAGTTTGGCTGAACCCCATGAAAAATTAATTCGTCAAGAAAACAGCCGTAAGAAGCTTGAACAAGATCTTGTCAAGGAGTTAAATCAACTTAAACGTACAAAATCATATCATAGTCGTATTAGCAACATTGAAGACATTCCTATGTTGCTGATGCAGATTAATGAAGAGGAGAAACAGCGTTTTGTACAGTATCGAGAACGACTCTTGAAAAGTGCATACATTATTTCACTGACTGCCGCTATTCTCAGCGATGCAGCAAACTATGAAGTTTATTACGGCTTGGAACCGCAAGATGCTATCGTTTATGCATCAGTTATTAGCCATCTGCGGCAGTATCAACCCCAAGTCTCATGTTTCCTCAACCGGAACACAAGAGATTTTGATGATCCTGATATTAGTAATGAAGTGAATCAATTCAATTGCCGGATGATCTGGAAATTCGATCAGGGTTATAATTTTATTCAATCACAACTGTCCTCATAAAGATTAGCTGTTGACTTGTATGAGCAATAGTCATGAATGTATTTAAAATTGGTCATTCTAATCACACCATTGAGGCGTTTATCGCGCTCATCGAGTAACACGGGGTTACAGCCATTGCAGACGTGCGATCGCATCCCTACAGAGAAAAGCCGTAAAAATAATAGTAAATTTATAGTTAATACATCACATCTCAAACACGGTTGATGAATACATTTCGCGTTGGTATTGCAGGGCCCGTGGGTTCCGGAAAAACCGCTTTATTGGATGCTTTGTGTAAGGCAATGCGGGCATCCTATCAAATCGCTGTCGTCACCAATGACATTTACACCCAGGAAGATGCCCAGTTTCTGGTAAACTCTCAAGCATTAGAGCGCGATCGCATCCGGGGTGTGGAAACGGGAGGTTGTCCCCATACGGCGATTCGGGAGGATGCATCCCTGAATTTAGCCGCAATTGAAGAGTTAGAACAGAAGTTCACCCCCTTAGATTTAGTCTTCTTAGAAAGTGGAGGGGATAACCTAGCCGCCACTTTTAGCCCAGAACTCGTTGATTTGACCCTTTACGTGATAGATGTCGCCGCCGGTGACAAGATTCCCCGCAAAGGCGGACCCGGAATCACCAAATCGGATTTATTGGTGATTAATAAAATAGACCTAGCGCCAATGGTTGGGGCTGATTTGGGTGTTATGGAACGAGACGCCAAAAAGATGCGAGGTGATAAGCCATTTGTATTTACGAATTTAAAGACTCAGGACGGATTAGCAACCGTGATTGATTTTATCAAGCTCCAGATGGGGGTGTCTTGACAAAGGCGGTTTAATTTGCTAATAAATCCGGTGAGAGAACCGGAGATAAAAACATTCAGTAGTTAGCCTGTCTTTATCCTACCCTCATCTATTGCCTGTTAATGGTGACGAATGATACTTGATTAGATTTTATGTAGGGTGGGCAAGACTGTTCAAGGATAGAATAAGCTTTTCTACGAGCGGGTAATTGCTCAGAATTAACTTTACTCCTTACTGGCAAATTAATTCCTAAAGTATTTTCTTGCGTATTTTTACCAGGTTCCTCTTAATTTAGTGAGTAAAATATCCGAAAATATTCCCTATTACTCTCGAATCGACAAAGCTAAACTGAGACAAAGTTTAGGCTGAAGTCAATGTTAAGTGATTTAGAACTCTGGTTATCCTTAAACGCCCGACGGTATGTCGATCTTTGCCAACAACCCCAGATTGATATCGAAGACATGGCATTTTTAGAGAATTTTAGAGTTTTGCAGAGAATAGTTGTTTCTCAACGGCAGACACAGGATGCTCGATTACCCGATTGGCAGCAGCTATCAACAGAACTCAATCGATCAGCATAATTTGTAGGAGTACAACATTATCCATCCGTATCAAGTTACAGGATAGCGGAGGTGAAAGCCCCCGCGCTTTAATCGGCTGAGTGTCAATAGACGGGTATTCTAGGGGCTGCTGAATAAGTTTCCCACCTAAGAGGGATAACGTTAGCCTCAATCCAGGTTACATTTGTTTACAAAGGCAATTATAGATAACTAAAGCGGAGAATTGCACTATGACAAACCCATCAAATACACCAGCACCCGAAACCATTACCAGTCCCGAAGAACGCAATGCTTGGAAATTTGGCTTTAGCCCCCAAGCCGAAATTTGGAATGGTCGTCTAGCCATGCTAGGCTTCATTATTGCCCTATTCGTTGAATACTTTTCGGGTCAAGGAGTTCTGCACACATTAGGAATCATGTAAGCCTATTTGATGTCTCTAAGAGACAGCGTAGGGACACGATATATCCATTGGTTTGACATCTTCCTAACCCTCTCCTTGTCAAGGGGAGGGCATTCTAATGGCTTTGGTTTTCCCCCCTGGGATCGTTTATTTAGGGTTTGCTGCACAACTCCAAACCCTATTTAGTAGAGTAACCGTTAAGGGTTAACTAACAGTCCGTAAATATCTAGACAATCATTTACATAACTAGACATTTTTGATGATATAATACAGGAATGTCTAGTTTAACTCCCCAAGAAGCAGCTACTCGACTTTGTGTGACGGTCTTGCACGTTGCACCGATGGGAACTCAACGGCTGGCTGATGAGCTTCTAGGACGGCTGGTGGTCTGGAGTCGATATGATATTGTTGACTTAATTGGTACATAAGGGACTGCGTAGTCATAAGCACAAAAAAAATAGTGACCGAACTGAGGGAGGTAGCTAAAAAGCTATGACAACGATAACTTATTGCAAAGGCTTGCCAACTCCCGCCGATGAACTTAACCCCATCGGCTTCACCGACTTGGAGATGTTTTTAACGTCATTGTCTGATATATTCTATCAAGCAACAGTTGAAACCGTTAACCATTTATTAAATAAAGAAATAAAATTCAATCAATCCAGTTGGAATAGTCTTATGCAAGAGAAATACGGACTCAGTAAGCGTTATGCTAACGGAGTAATTGCATTAGCCAGAGGAAAAACCTCCTCAGCCAAAGAATGTAGAAAAAGACAGATAAAGCAATTAAAATCACGAGTTCAGTCAGGGAAAGATTGGGTAGCCAGAGCCACTAAGAAAATTAAGTTGGCTCGGAAGTTCTATGGAAAAAAGAACTGGCAATCCTCCAAAAATGGCTGCAATTTTCCCTTATCATCAAACCTCAAGACGAGAAAAACTAACTGGCATCATCTGCGTCAAGGTTTGCATCAGAAAAAGCGATATATCCACCGACTTCAAAATCAAATTAAACATCTATTGAGGGCAAAAATTAGAGTGAAGGTATCCAGAGGGTCAGTATTTATTGTTGGTTCAAAGGATGAAAGTTATGGGAATCAAACTTGTCAATGGGCTGGGGATACTATCAAGTTGACGCTTCGACTTCGCTCAGCGTCAACACCGAGCGAAGCCGAGGTGTTGAGAGTCCCGGATTGTCTAGAAGCAAAATTTGGGAAATATGTCACATCAAAAATTGGCAGCTTCTCCCGTCAGATTAATAGATTACCCAATAGTGGGGCGAAAACATGGCACTTCTATAGCAATCCTAAATTGATTGTGGCAATTTTCAAAACTGAAACCCTTGCTATACCTTGATTTCAAGCCGTCTACTTGTTGCATCCTATTTAGGATTGCTATATAGAAAGGATAATCGTTGGGTTGTCTCTGTTCAATTCACGCCCGCTGCGGTGGAGAAAGTTAGCCGAGCAATTAAGTATGGTGCCTTGGGTATCGATCTAAATCCTAGTTCTATCGGTTGGGCTTATGTTGATGGTCAAGGAAATTTAAAAGCTCAGGGAACTATTCCTTTTCAGACGGGTTTACCCAAAGGTAAACAAGATGCTCAAATTGTCGATGTTTGTTTGAAATTGGCAGCTTTAGCCAGGAATTTTGCCTGCCCCGTTCTGTGCGAAAGCTTGGATTTTTCCACCAAGAAAGCTCAATTAAGAGAGCGAACAAAAAAATATGCTAGAATGCTTTCTGCCTGGGCATACAGTCGTTTTTATCAGATTTTGTCATCGATTTTATCCAACCGAGGAATAACTATAAAGTTGTGCAATCCAGCTTACACGAGTTTGATAGGCTGTGTTAAATATAGTCGCATGTATGGACTATCATCTGATGTGGCAGCTGCCCTAGCAATTGCCAGAAGAGGAATGAATTTGAGTGAGAGATTGCCGCGCTCTGTGTCCGCCTATCTCGGAGTGAATCCGAGAAAGCACGTATGGAGCGCTCTATATCAATTTAATAATTTTATTGGTCGATGCCCTGTAGTCAATCGTAGGCACGATTACTATAGTGTCTCTAACTGGGAGCCGTTGGTTAAGGCTGATATCGAGCAACAATGCCGGGTATCAGCCAAGCGCAAGCGTTAACGGTTATCGACCAAAAGTTACACCGTGGAC harbors:
- a CDS encoding CHAT domain-containing protein, with translation MRQILSGVLAISIGLVPVTVPLMVQQSWAQTQDLQAEWEALLDQADQHTERWQYEQAIETLQQALDLARKLKNKQQEALVLHDIGFNYYRLAQYQQSLDYYNQALSIRQEVADKSGEATTLNNIGEIYIIIGSTQKALEYLNQALPLSQEVEDHSEEANILANIGRVYFIIGQTQKALDYYNQALPLSQEAEDGSEEANILNNIGRIYNFIGQSQKALEYLNQALPISKEAEDGSEEANILNNMGKIYKDIRQPEKALEYYNQALLISRELGYRSGEATTLNNIAEIYYSIGQPKKALVYSNKALTIHQEVNNRYGEAAALNSIGQIYTKIGQSEKALKYLSQTLTIHQEVGYRSGEAVALNSIGQVYTKIGQSEKALKYLNQALTIHQEVGYRSGEAAALNNIGQVYINIGQSEKALKYLNQALTIHQEVDNPYGESAALNNIGLTYRNIGQQKKALKYLNQALPIIREVHNRPMEATVLNNIGLVYGDLWQPKKALIYYNRALPIIQEVNNRSMEANILNNIGAVYNNIRQRQEALNYYNQALQISREVSYRSLEATTLNNIGVVYHDIGQHPQALEYYNQALPIIREVNNRSLEATTLNNIGLAHLNIGEPQQAIVNFKQAVTITLELRGGLQRENRKSFLQSNRGSAIALTNLLIEQNQPEQAFEWLNRYSTAELADYTRLIDAQVSNSQAQQALERWNQKNQQLEVLHQQLQNQFSEELSRHFRQLEAEVNQEAEEISRQYPEVAELLEITPDDIDKLQASIPDGTVVIQPMLLNNRRYFSNSIAIFILTKDQPITVKKLPVDPDELDKLITDYREILQNRFAIGFRDKGTELYDLLIRPIEDQIQALSPNQLAIIATGKLRYIPFETLYNRDTGKFLIEDYPINYFTRLSVNSLQLRDTGNSPSLQRGALGLGNPIPEEPYNLPGAEAEIKILPNLLPGSEIYLGNDATVERFKYHASRFPVIHLATHGCFEAEGCCLGEKEDCDGVRRIDMEPNTLLFADEPFNIANAARLGMKDTELLVLSACQTALQEESDGREIAGIAYLFERAGAKAVMASLWNAEDDTTSEIMTQFYQNLNQGMSKGEALRQAKLEQVDRHPFYWSPFILIGNAQ
- a CDS encoding XisI protein — translated: MAELTDKVIKYQQIVQQLLMDYAEVKPAYGEFEVETIFDTQRNHYQIVHLGWHHRRWVHHCLMHLDIRNEKIWIFYNSTEHDIAAELVDLGVPKQDIVLGFHPPFMREMTDYAVG
- a CDS encoding element excision factor XisH family protein; the protein is MAKDRFHQVVKTALIKDGWNVTHDPLRIKVGGVEMEIDLGTERLLAAERGDEKIAVEVKSFLASASAISEFHTALGQFINYRAALRREEPERILYLAVPDLTYNSFFKIDFPASMLQENAVKLMVYNVDVEEVVQWQN
- a CDS encoding PIN domain-containing protein, translated to MNVYVETNFVLELAFQQEEFESCEQILQRCEAKRIQLVIPAYSLAEPHEKLIRQENSRKKLEQDLVKELNQLKRTKSYHSRISNIEDIPMLLMQINEEEKQRFVQYRERLLKSAYIISLTAAILSDAANYEVYYGLEPQDAIVYASVISHLRQYQPQVSCFLNRNTRDFDDPDISNEVNQFNCRMIWKFDQGYNFIQSQLSS
- the ureG gene encoding urease accessory protein UreG, which codes for MNTFRVGIAGPVGSGKTALLDALCKAMRASYQIAVVTNDIYTQEDAQFLVNSQALERDRIRGVETGGCPHTAIREDASLNLAAIEELEQKFTPLDLVFLESGGDNLAATFSPELVDLTLYVIDVAAGDKIPRKGGPGITKSDLLVINKIDLAPMVGADLGVMERDAKKMRGDKPFVFTNLKTQDGLATVIDFIKLQMGVS
- a CDS encoding chlorophyll a/b-binding protein: MTNPSNTPAPETITSPEERNAWKFGFSPQAEIWNGRLAMLGFIIALFVEYFSGQGVLHTLGIM